One genomic segment of Clostridium estertheticum subsp. estertheticum includes these proteins:
- the truB gene encoding tRNA pseudouridine(55) synthase TruB — translation MNGILNVFKPTGITSFDVVRLIRKISKVKKVGHAGTLDPEASGVLPVCIGKATKAIDYIMGDFKIYETELKLGVITDTYDREGKILKESEVNSGVDEITLAIKSFIGEIKQVPPMYSALKVNGKKLYELARAGIEIEREARPITIYDINITDIKLPYIKFTVKCSKGTYIRSLCYDIGEKLKCGGMMWNLQRTATGQFHIDNAININELNEENINKYIMPIETIFSANARITIEDRFIKFLLNGVIVKDKALICKFESGIMYSIYNNDNDFIGIADKSDDGVRLIKSFI, via the coding sequence ATGAATGGTATATTAAATGTATTTAAACCTACAGGAATTACTTCTTTTGATGTAGTGCGTTTAATAAGAAAAATCAGTAAAGTGAAAAAAGTAGGCCACGCTGGCACTCTAGACCCTGAAGCTAGCGGGGTTTTACCTGTTTGTATAGGAAAAGCAACAAAGGCTATAGATTATATAATGGGAGACTTTAAAATTTATGAAACTGAATTAAAATTGGGCGTTATTACAGATACTTATGATAGAGAGGGGAAAATTCTAAAAGAAAGTGAAGTTAATTCAGGCGTAGATGAAATTACGCTAGCTATTAAATCATTTATAGGAGAAATAAAGCAAGTCCCACCTATGTACTCAGCTCTAAAGGTTAACGGAAAAAAACTTTATGAGTTAGCGAGAGCTGGAATAGAAATAGAGAGAGAAGCAAGACCTATAACAATTTATGACATAAATATTACGGACATTAAATTACCTTATATAAAATTCACGGTAAAATGTTCTAAAGGTACATACATTAGAAGTCTGTGTTATGATATTGGGGAAAAATTGAAATGCGGTGGCATGATGTGGAATCTACAAAGAACTGCTACAGGTCAATTTCATATTGATAATGCTATAAATATTAATGAATTAAATGAAGAAAATATAAATAAATATATTATGCCTATAGAAACTATTTTTAGTGCGAATGCTAGGATTACCATAGAAGATAGATTTATTAAGTTCTTATTAAATGGTGTTATAGTAAAGGATAAGGCACTAATTTGTAAGTTTGAATCTGGCATTATGTATAGTATATATAATAATGATAATGATTTTATTGGAATTGCGGATAAAAGTGATGATGGTGTTAGACTAATAAAATCATTTATATAG
- the rbfA gene encoding 30S ribosome-binding factor RbfA, with protein sequence MVSYRNGRINEEIKKDVSNTIQNKIKDPRLSAMVSVTKVDTTKDLSYTKIYVSIFGSEIEKKETIQALKSSAGLIRKEIGMHVKLRHVPQVIIELDETIERAIHLENIFHQIKAKDKDEHEKKIEEETKIEDEIKSED encoded by the coding sequence ATGGTTAGTTATAGAAATGGTAGAATAAATGAAGAAATTAAAAAAGATGTAAGCAATACAATTCAAAACAAAATAAAAGATCCAAGATTAAGTGCTATGGTTAGTGTAACAAAAGTAGATACAACAAAAGACTTAAGTTATACAAAGATCTATGTTAGTATATTTGGAAGTGAAATTGAAAAGAAAGAAACAATTCAAGCACTTAAAAGTTCAGCTGGTCTTATAAGAAAAGAAATAGGAATGCATGTTAAGTTAAGACATGTTCCTCAGGTTATTATAGAGCTAGATGAAACAATAGAACGTGCAATACATTTAGAAAATATTTTTCATCAAATAAAGGCAAAAGATAAAGATGAACATGAGAAAAAGATTGAAGAAGAAACAAAGATTGAGGATGAAATAAAAAGTGAAGACTAA